In Cololabis saira isolate AMF1-May2022 chromosome 4, fColSai1.1, whole genome shotgun sequence, one DNA window encodes the following:
- the scn3b gene encoding sodium channel subunit beta-3 isoform X2 produces the protein MVTLYRGYLQTLVLLACVVHLSRPVCVEVPSDTEAVLGKSMRLTCISCMKREEVKPKTRVDWYYMPKTEGNIKPEKTHIYKYEEDKGTDVGEQFKGRLIWDGSQDLQDLSIWIFNVSYNDSGVYECHVLREFEFDFFTPSFSIMRNISLNVRERASADPTAIYSEIMMYVLLVFLTFWLLVEMVYCYRKISRSDDQAQDTASFIS, from the exons ATGGTAACTCTGTACAGAGGTTATCTGCAAACTTTGGTACTTTTGGCTTGTGTAG TCCACCTGAGCAGGCCGGTATGTGTCGAGGTGCCTTCGGACACAGAAGCAGTTCTGGGGAAGTCCATGAGACTCACCTGCATATCCTGTATGAAGAGAGAGGAGGTCAAACCAAAGACTCGTGTGGATTGGTACTACATgccaaaaacagaaggaaacatCAAACCTGAGAAAACTCAT ATATACAAGTATGAAGAGGATAAGGGAACAGATGTAGGTGAACAGTTTAAGGGCCGTCTAATATGGGATGGAAGCCAAGACCTGCAGGATCTCTCCATTTGGATCTTTAATGTCTCCTATAATGACAGTGGTGTCTATGAGTGCCATGTTCTTCGTGAGTTTGAGTTTGACTTCTTCACTCCCTCATTTTCCATCATGAGGAACATCTCACTGAATGTCAGAGAGAGAG CCTCTGCAGACCCCACAGCAATCTACTCTGAGATCATGATGTATGTGCTGCTGGTGTTCTTGACCTTCTGGCTGCTGGTGGAAATGGTATACTGCTACAGGAAGATCTCCAGGTCTGATGACCAGGCGCAGGACACGGC ATCTTTTATATCCTGA
- the scn3b gene encoding sodium channel subunit beta-3 isoform X1: protein MVTLYRGYLQTLVLLACVVHLSRPVCVEVPSDTEAVLGKSMRLTCISCMKREEVKPKTRVDWYYMPKTEGNIKPEKTHIYKYEEDKGTDVGEQFKGRLIWDGSQDLQDLSIWIFNVSYNDSGVYECHVLREFEFDFFTPSFSIMRNISLNVRERASADPTAIYSEIMMYVLLVFLTFWLLVEMVYCYRKISRSDDQAQDTATNYLAVPSEQKDNPAAPVTE from the exons ATGGTAACTCTGTACAGAGGTTATCTGCAAACTTTGGTACTTTTGGCTTGTGTAG TCCACCTGAGCAGGCCGGTATGTGTCGAGGTGCCTTCGGACACAGAAGCAGTTCTGGGGAAGTCCATGAGACTCACCTGCATATCCTGTATGAAGAGAGAGGAGGTCAAACCAAAGACTCGTGTGGATTGGTACTACATgccaaaaacagaaggaaacatCAAACCTGAGAAAACTCAT ATATACAAGTATGAAGAGGATAAGGGAACAGATGTAGGTGAACAGTTTAAGGGCCGTCTAATATGGGATGGAAGCCAAGACCTGCAGGATCTCTCCATTTGGATCTTTAATGTCTCCTATAATGACAGTGGTGTCTATGAGTGCCATGTTCTTCGTGAGTTTGAGTTTGACTTCTTCACTCCCTCATTTTCCATCATGAGGAACATCTCACTGAATGTCAGAGAGAGAG CCTCTGCAGACCCCACAGCAATCTACTCTGAGATCATGATGTATGTGCTGCTGGTGTTCTTGACCTTCTGGCTGCTGGTGGAAATGGTATACTGCTACAGGAAGATCTCCAGGTCTGATGACCAGGCGCAGGACACGGC GACAAACTACCTAGCTGTCCCCTCTGAGCAGAAAGACAATCCAGCTGCTCCCGTTACCGAATAA
- the scn3b gene encoding sodium channel subunit beta-3 isoform X3: MVTLYRGYLQTLVLLACVVHLSRPVCVEVPSDTEAVLGKSMRLTCISCMKREEVKPKTRVDWYYMPKTEGNIKPEKTHIYKYEEDKGTDVGEQFKGRLIWDGSQDLQDLSIWIFNVSYNDSGVYECHVLREFEFDFFTPSFSIMRNISLNVRERASADPTAIYSEIMMYVLLVFLTFWLLVEMVYCYRKISRSDDQAQDTAY; this comes from the exons ATGGTAACTCTGTACAGAGGTTATCTGCAAACTTTGGTACTTTTGGCTTGTGTAG TCCACCTGAGCAGGCCGGTATGTGTCGAGGTGCCTTCGGACACAGAAGCAGTTCTGGGGAAGTCCATGAGACTCACCTGCATATCCTGTATGAAGAGAGAGGAGGTCAAACCAAAGACTCGTGTGGATTGGTACTACATgccaaaaacagaaggaaacatCAAACCTGAGAAAACTCAT ATATACAAGTATGAAGAGGATAAGGGAACAGATGTAGGTGAACAGTTTAAGGGCCGTCTAATATGGGATGGAAGCCAAGACCTGCAGGATCTCTCCATTTGGATCTTTAATGTCTCCTATAATGACAGTGGTGTCTATGAGTGCCATGTTCTTCGTGAGTTTGAGTTTGACTTCTTCACTCCCTCATTTTCCATCATGAGGAACATCTCACTGAATGTCAGAGAGAGAG CCTCTGCAGACCCCACAGCAATCTACTCTGAGATCATGATGTATGTGCTGCTGGTGTTCTTGACCTTCTGGCTGCTGGTGGAAATGGTATACTGCTACAGGAAGATCTCCAGGTCTGATGACCAGGCGCAGGACACGGC GTATTAA